Proteins co-encoded in one Dyella japonica A8 genomic window:
- the rlmB gene encoding 23S rRNA (guanosine(2251)-2'-O)-methyltransferase RlmB, translating into MSDSWIVGINPVEGALSNDASRVREVLVEQGQRNARVQELATRAKALNIPVHHRPREQLDRVSGEARHQGVVARYEAPPMGSENDIERLLEAAGQNALVLVLDGVTDPHNLGACLRSSAAAGVTMVIVPKDRAVGLTPVVRRASAGGADRVPLIAATNLARALRTLKDAGVWITGLAGDTDTSVYTVDMRGPVALVLGSEGEGMRRLTRETCDFVAKIPMPGVMESLNVSVATGIVLFEALRQRSEKR; encoded by the coding sequence ATGAGTGACAGTTGGATCGTCGGTATCAACCCCGTCGAAGGCGCCCTGAGCAACGACGCCTCGCGCGTGCGCGAAGTGCTGGTGGAGCAGGGGCAGCGCAACGCGCGCGTGCAGGAACTGGCCACGCGCGCCAAGGCATTGAACATTCCCGTGCATCATCGCCCGCGCGAGCAGCTGGATCGCGTCTCGGGCGAGGCGCGCCACCAGGGCGTGGTGGCGCGTTACGAGGCGCCGCCGATGGGCTCGGAGAACGATATCGAGCGCCTGCTCGAAGCCGCCGGCCAGAACGCACTGGTGCTGGTGCTCGACGGCGTGACAGACCCGCATAACCTCGGCGCCTGCCTGCGCAGTTCCGCGGCAGCGGGCGTGACCATGGTCATCGTGCCGAAGGACCGTGCGGTGGGCCTGACGCCGGTGGTGCGTCGCGCGTCGGCGGGTGGTGCGGATCGCGTGCCGCTCATTGCGGCCACCAACCTTGCCCGTGCCCTGCGCACGCTCAAGGACGCCGGTGTGTGGATCACCGGGCTGGCCGGCGATACGGACACCTCGGTGTATACCGTGGACATGCGTGGCCCGGTGGCGTTGGTGCTGGGCAGCGAAGGCGAGGGCATGCGCCGGCTGACGCGTGAAACCTGCGATTTCGTGGCGAAGATCCCCATGCCCGGCGTGATGGAGAGCCTGAACGTCTCCGTGGCCACGGGCATCGTGCTGTTCGAGGCATTGCGACAAAGGAGTGAGAAGCGATGA
- the pstS gene encoding phosphate ABC transporter substrate-binding protein PstS, which yields MTRIGTAAVFATASLFAMAAQATDITGAGSSFVYPVLSKWSAGYAEKTGNKLNYQSVGSGAGVAQIKEGTIDFGATDAPVKAEDLAQFGLGQFPVVVGGIVPVVNIPGVTAGQIKLDGATLADIFLGKVTMWNDPKIASQNAGVNLPAKKITVVHRSDGSGTSFNFTNYLSKVSPDWASKVKFGTAVEWPTGVGGKGNEGVSQYVKQITGSIGYVEYAYAVKNKISWVNLKNAAGQVVAPSAEAFAAAAATADWGSAKDFNVIMTNASGAQAWPITATTWVVMYKKPKNADHTKVAFEFFKWALESGQKDAAALDYVALPDSLVKKIEAYWGTEYKH from the coding sequence ATGACTCGCATCGGCACGGCTGCCGTGTTCGCGACCGCTTCGCTGTTCGCCATGGCCGCCCAGGCCACGGACATCACCGGCGCCGGCTCGAGCTTCGTCTACCCGGTGCTCTCGAAGTGGTCCGCGGGCTACGCCGAGAAGACCGGCAACAAGCTGAACTACCAGTCCGTCGGCTCGGGCGCCGGCGTGGCGCAGATCAAGGAAGGCACCATCGACTTCGGCGCCACCGACGCTCCGGTGAAGGCTGAAGACCTCGCACAGTTCGGCCTGGGCCAGTTCCCGGTCGTGGTGGGCGGCATCGTGCCGGTGGTGAACATTCCGGGCGTGACCGCTGGCCAGATCAAGCTGGACGGCGCCACCCTCGCCGATATCTTCCTCGGCAAGGTCACCATGTGGAACGATCCCAAGATCGCTTCGCAGAACGCTGGCGTGAACCTGCCGGCCAAGAAGATCACCGTCGTGCATCGCTCGGACGGTTCGGGCACCTCGTTCAACTTCACCAACTACCTGTCCAAGGTCAGCCCGGATTGGGCGTCCAAGGTCAAGTTCGGCACGGCCGTCGAGTGGCCGACCGGCGTGGGCGGCAAGGGCAACGAAGGCGTGTCGCAGTACGTCAAGCAGATCACCGGTTCGATCGGCTACGTCGAGTACGCCTATGCCGTGAAGAACAAGATCAGCTGGGTGAACCTGAAGAACGCTGCCGGCCAGGTTGTCGCGCCGAGCGCCGAAGCCTTCGCCGCCGCCGCCGCCACCGCCGACTGGGGCAGCGCCAAGGACTTCAACGTGATCATGACCAACGCCTCCGGTGCGCAGGCGTGGCCGATCACCGCGACCACCTGGGTGGTGATGTACAAGAAGCCGAAGAACGCCGACCACACCAAGGTGGCCTTCGAGTTCTTCAAGTGGGCACTCGAGAGCGGCCAGAAGGATGCCGCCGCACTCGACTACGTCGCCCTGCCCGACAGCCTGGTCAAGAAGATCGAGGCTTACTGGGGTACCGAGTACAAGCACTAA
- the pstA gene encoding phosphate ABC transporter permease PstA, which yields MAGNSMLYTTRRIKNIVALSLSVLATLIGLIFLAWILWETLRQGIGALKPQLFTKITAYGEDGGLANAMVGSLIVNLIGILIATPIGVLAGTWLAEYANGTKLGESIRFLNDILLSAPSIVLGLFVYTIVVLPTTSLTSGSTTFSGWAGGVALALIALPVIVRTSDEMLRLVPSTLREASLSLGIPQWKLTTQILIRAARSGIITGVLLALARISGETAPLLFTAFGNNYMAFNPSDKMSSLPQVIYQYANDPGEGLHAIAWAGAFVLTMFVLLLSLASRLVLSRSKVSHD from the coding sequence ATGGCCGGCAACTCGATGCTGTACACCACGCGCCGCATCAAGAACATCGTGGCGCTGTCGCTCAGCGTGCTGGCCACGCTGATCGGCCTGATCTTCCTGGCATGGATCCTGTGGGAAACGCTGCGCCAGGGCATCGGCGCACTCAAGCCGCAGCTGTTCACCAAGATCACCGCCTACGGCGAAGACGGCGGCCTGGCCAACGCGATGGTCGGCAGCCTGATCGTCAACCTGATCGGCATCCTCATCGCCACGCCCATCGGCGTGCTGGCCGGCACCTGGCTGGCCGAGTACGCCAACGGCACCAAGCTGGGCGAGTCGATCCGCTTCCTCAACGACATCCTGCTGTCGGCGCCGTCGATCGTGCTGGGCCTGTTCGTCTACACCATCGTGGTGTTGCCCACCACCTCGCTCACCAGCGGCTCCACCACGTTCTCCGGCTGGGCCGGCGGCGTGGCACTGGCGCTGATCGCCCTGCCGGTGATCGTGCGCACCTCGGATGAAATGCTGCGTCTGGTGCCTTCCACGCTGCGCGAAGCCTCGCTCTCACTGGGCATCCCGCAGTGGAAGCTGACCACGCAGATCCTGATCCGCGCCGCACGCTCGGGCATCATCACCGGCGTGCTGCTGGCACTGGCGCGCATCAGTGGCGAAACCGCCCCGCTGCTGTTCACCGCGTTCGGCAACAACTACATGGCCTTCAACCCGTCGGACAAGATGTCCAGCCTGCCCCAGGTGATCTACCAGTACGCCAACGACCCGGGTGAAGGCCTGCACGCCATCGCGTGGGCCGGTGCGTTCGTGCTCACCATGTTCGTGCTGTTGCTGAGTCTTGCTTCCCGTCTGGTCCTCTCCCGCTCCAAGGTGTCCCATGACTGA
- the phoU gene encoding phosphate signaling complex protein PhoU, which yields MSGSSKEHIIKSYDDELTRLTGEIVRMGELAVTQLEAAIDVIDRRDERAAQHVVSNDDAIDLLEQEISHDVVRLLALRAPIAGDLRNVFAALRIAADIERIGDYAANVAKRSIPLSMVAPIAPTNGLGYLAELAAKEVRDVLMAYRDRDAEHAYQVWKDDADLDEAYTGYFRQLLTYMMEDPRNITPCTHLLFMAKNIERIGDHATNIAESIWYQVNGEPLTAQRAKRDFTSNPEPTKLGNKQD from the coding sequence ATGAGCGGCAGCAGCAAAGAACACATCATCAAGAGCTACGACGACGAGCTGACCCGCCTCACCGGCGAAATCGTCCGCATGGGCGAGCTCGCGGTGACCCAGCTGGAAGCAGCCATCGACGTGATCGACCGCCGCGACGAGCGCGCCGCGCAGCACGTGGTGAGCAACGACGACGCCATCGACCTGCTCGAGCAGGAAATCAGCCACGACGTGGTGCGCCTGCTCGCCCTGCGCGCCCCTATCGCCGGTGACCTGCGCAACGTGTTCGCCGCACTGCGCATCGCGGCCGACATCGAGCGCATCGGCGATTACGCCGCCAACGTGGCCAAGCGCTCCATCCCCCTTTCCATGGTCGCGCCCATCGCGCCGACCAACGGCCTGGGCTACCTGGCCGAACTCGCCGCCAAGGAAGTGCGCGACGTGCTGATGGCCTATCGCGACCGCGACGCCGAGCACGCCTACCAGGTGTGGAAGGACGATGCGGATCTGGACGAAGCCTATACCGGCTATTTCCGCCAGCTGCTCACCTACATGATGGAAGACCCGCGCAACATCACGCCGTGCACGCACCTGCTGTTCATGGCGAAGAACATCGAGCGCATCGGCGACCATGCCACCAACATTGCCGAGAGCATCTGGTACCAGGTGAACGGCGAACCGCTGACCGCACAGCGCGCCAAGCGCGATTTCACCTCGAACCCGGAACCGACCAAGCTCGGCAACAAGCAGGACTGA
- a CDS encoding CBU_0592 family membrane protein codes for MTFFWHDWAGYIGVALVLLAFLLLQAHKLHGNGLAYQLMNVLGALGVILSLVFGTAMNWPAFLMQVAWIVIGVYGIVHSSRARRDARELGRKIAS; via the coding sequence ATGACGTTCTTCTGGCATGACTGGGCCGGCTACATCGGCGTGGCGCTGGTGCTGTTGGCTTTCCTGCTGCTGCAGGCCCACAAACTGCACGGCAACGGGTTGGCGTACCAGCTGATGAACGTGCTGGGCGCGTTGGGTGTGATCCTGTCCCTGGTGTTCGGCACGGCCATGAACTGGCCGGCGTTCCTGATGCAGGTGGCGTGGATCGTCATTGGCGTCTACGGCATCGTGCATTCGAGCCGCGCGCGCCGCGACGCACGCGAGCTGGGCAGGAAGATCGCGTCCTGA
- the sugE gene encoding quaternary ammonium compound efflux SMR transporter SugE has product MPWIYLVLAGLLEIVWAVGLKYTEGFSRLWPSVITGSAMTASVVLLAMAVKTLPIGTAYAIWTGIGAVGAVILGIVLFGDSASPLRLACVGLVVLGMVGLKLTGGAH; this is encoded by the coding sequence ATGCCCTGGATCTATCTCGTACTCGCCGGCCTGCTCGAAATCGTGTGGGCGGTGGGGCTCAAATACACCGAAGGTTTCAGCCGCCTGTGGCCCAGCGTGATCACGGGGTCGGCCATGACGGCCAGCGTCGTACTGCTGGCGATGGCGGTAAAAACGCTGCCTATCGGCACTGCCTACGCGATCTGGACCGGTATCGGCGCCGTGGGTGCCGTCATTCTCGGCATCGTGCTGTTCGGCGATTCGGCCTCGCCGTTGCGGCTGGCCTGCGTGGGGCTGGTGGTGCTGGGTATGGTGGGCTTGAAGCTCACCGGTGGCGCCCACTGA
- the pstC gene encoding phosphate ABC transporter permease subunit PstC, with protein MQANVGAVASTVSQEARAHRDARHDRLFSWLLMGCALLVLACLLGAAGATLWGGRHAFGTFGWHFLTSSTWDPGSDTYGALVPVYGTLMTSLIALIIAVPISFGVALYLSEVAPPWLRTPVASAIELLAGIPSIIYGMWGLFIFAPFFADHIKPWLTNYLGNKPDDGKLSWVAQHTFLGKLFGSDYPFGASILTAGIVLAVMIIPFISSVMREVFQTVPSRLKESAYALGSSTWEVSWDIVLPYTRSAVIGGIFLGLGRALGETMAVTFVLGNAMQLSPSILDPGASIASTIANQFSEAAGLQKSTLMALAFLLFVVTFIVLLIARWMLRQLAHKEGR; from the coding sequence ATGCAAGCGAATGTAGGCGCCGTCGCCTCCACCGTGTCCCAGGAAGCGCGCGCGCACCGCGACGCCCGGCACGACCGCCTGTTCAGCTGGCTGCTCATGGGCTGCGCCCTGCTGGTGCTGGCCTGCCTGCTGGGCGCCGCCGGCGCCACGCTATGGGGCGGCCGCCATGCCTTTGGCACCTTCGGCTGGCACTTCCTCACCAGCTCCACCTGGGATCCCGGCTCGGATACCTACGGCGCGCTCGTGCCGGTGTACGGCACGCTGATGACCTCGCTGATCGCCCTCATCATCGCCGTGCCGATCAGCTTCGGCGTGGCTCTCTACCTTTCCGAGGTCGCGCCGCCCTGGCTACGCACGCCGGTGGCATCGGCCATCGAATTGCTCGCGGGCATCCCCTCGATCATCTACGGCATGTGGGGCCTTTTCATCTTCGCGCCCTTCTTCGCCGACCACATCAAGCCGTGGCTGACCAACTACCTCGGCAACAAGCCCGATGACGGCAAGTTGTCGTGGGTCGCCCAGCACACCTTCCTCGGCAAGCTGTTCGGCAGCGACTATCCGTTCGGCGCCAGCATCCTCACCGCCGGCATCGTGCTGGCGGTGATGATCATCCCGTTCATCTCCTCGGTGATGCGCGAAGTGTTCCAGACGGTGCCTTCCCGCCTGAAGGAGTCGGCCTATGCGCTGGGCTCCAGCACGTGGGAAGTGTCCTGGGACATCGTGCTGCCCTACACCCGCTCGGCGGTGATCGGCGGCATCTTCCTGGGCCTGGGCCGCGCACTGGGCGAGACGATGGCGGTGACCTTCGTGCTCGGCAATGCGATGCAGCTGTCGCCCTCGATCCTCGATCCGGGCGCGTCCATCGCCTCCACCATCGCCAACCAGTTCAGCGAGGCCGCGGGCCTGCAGAAGTCCACGCTGATGGCGCTGGCCTTCCTGCTGTTCGTGGTGACCTTCATCGTCCTGCTGATCGCGCGCTGGATGCTGCGCCAGCTCGCCCACAAGGAGGGTCGCTGA
- the pstB gene encoding phosphate ABC transporter ATP-binding protein PstB, translating to MTESAAAGIHPQSAATPAPIAPTKLKVRDLHFYYNGFHALKGINMDIPEKKVTAIIGPSGCGKSTLLRIFNRIYAIYPKLEAKGEIVLDGENILDSSYSMNRLRSKVGMVFQKPVPFPMTIFENVAYGIRHHEKLSRADMEIRVEQALRSAALWDEVKDKLKQSALGLSGGQQQRLCIARGIALKPEVLLLDEPTSALDPIATGRIEQLVEELKSEYTIVIVTHNMQQAARCSDLTAFMYLGELIEFDRTEQIFTKPGKKQTEDYITGRFG from the coding sequence ATGACTGAGTCCGCCGCCGCCGGCATCCACCCGCAGTCCGCGGCCACGCCTGCCCCTATCGCGCCCACCAAGCTGAAGGTGCGCGACCTGCACTTCTACTACAACGGGTTCCATGCGCTGAAAGGCATCAACATGGATATCCCGGAGAAGAAGGTGACGGCCATCATCGGCCCGTCCGGCTGCGGCAAGTCCACCCTGCTGCGCATCTTCAACCGCATCTACGCGATCTACCCGAAGCTGGAAGCCAAGGGCGAGATCGTGCTGGACGGAGAGAACATCCTCGATTCGAGCTACTCCATGAACCGCCTGCGCAGCAAGGTCGGCATGGTGTTCCAGAAGCCGGTGCCGTTCCCGATGACCATCTTCGAGAACGTGGCCTATGGCATCCGCCACCACGAGAAGCTCTCGCGCGCCGACATGGAGATCCGCGTCGAGCAGGCGCTGCGTAGCGCCGCGCTGTGGGACGAGGTGAAGGACAAGCTCAAGCAGAGCGCGCTGGGCCTCTCCGGCGGTCAGCAGCAGCGTCTGTGCATTGCGCGCGGCATCGCGCTGAAGCCCGAGGTGCTGCTGCTCGACGAGCCGACCTCGGCGCTGGACCCCATCGCCACCGGCCGTATCGAGCAGCTGGTGGAAGAGCTCAAGAGCGAGTACACCATTGTCATCGTGACCCACAACATGCAGCAGGCGGCCCGTTGCTCGGACCTCACCGCGTTCATGTACCTGGGCGAGCTGATCGAATTCGACCGCACCGAGCAGATCTTCACCAAGCCCGGCAAGAAGCAGACCGAAGACTACATTACCGGTCGCTTCGGCTAA